The nucleotide sequence ATATGTACCAATCCGTTAAGTAGGTGTCTAGCGTATCTTTTAGATCTTTCAACTGCAGATCTGATCTCCCACTGCCAAGATGCATGCGTAGCATAAGAGATATAGTTAGACTTCATAACAAATGGATCTCTTAGGAATCTTCCTGGAGGCATCTCAGAGTCTATTGGAGGTAGTGGAGCCGCATATGGATCATACGGTTGAAGTGCGATATCATCATCTGGTAGTTCAACAGCTTCACGAGTGTGGGATACAAAGAATCCATCTACTGCGGTAATAATTGGAACGTGAACATCTGGTTGTTCTGCAACTGTGAACGCTGCTAGTGACATATCAAATAGTTCTTGTACGTTCTCAGCATACCAGATCATACATCCAGTCTCTAGAAGGTATTGTACTTCCAAGTTGTCTGGCTGAATAGTAAGTGGGGAGTTAATACCACGTGCCATTAGTACCAGTTGCATTGGAGCTCTTGTACCTGACCACTGTGCAAAGTTTTCCATTGCTCTAAGTGTACCAGGACCTGAAGTAGTTGTAATTGTTCTAGCACCTGCCATTGAACAACCTGCAACCTCAGACATTACACCAAATTCGTTTTCACCACGGAAATAAACACCAACATAACCTTCAGCCCAAAGCTCACCGATAAGGTGTGCTGCTTCAGATTGTGGTGTAATTGGGTATGATACAGAAGCATCAACCGTTGCACGTTTAACAGCTTCTTTTAAAACCTCAGAACCTGTCATAAAGTGCTTAGTTCTAGGAGCTTCAAAAAGCATATGGTCTATAGAAACTAGTTTTTGTCCAGACCAGTTGTGTGTTTTAGTCATATCAGTAATTTTACTCATTCTTATCTCCTACTTTCCCAACTCAGCTTTTACTTCTTTAGCGA is from Sulfurovum xiamenensis and encodes:
- a CDS encoding transketolase C-terminal domain-containing protein, coding for MSKITDMTKTHNWSGQKLVSIDHMLFEAPRTKHFMTGSEVLKEAVKRATVDASVSYPITPQSEAAHLIGELWAEGYVGVYFRGENEFGVMSEVAGCSMAGARTITTTSGPGTLRAMENFAQWSGTRAPMQLVLMARGINSPLTIQPDNLEVQYLLETGCMIWYAENVQELFDMSLAAFTVAEQPDVHVPIITAVDGFFVSHTREAVELPDDDIALQPYDPYAAPLPPIDSEMPPGRFLRDPFVMKSNYISYATHASWQWEIRSAVERSKRYARHLLNGLVHITGNEDAEIAFVTCGTASNQAKEGQRELEKLGIKSKVIKLRTIRPFPEEELIEALEGVKYVFVPEFNVVGWLANEVKAKLYGKVDVNIHAGPRVAGGMSLPAEAIIQEVMEVVNPGKGA